A window of Pyrus communis chromosome 3, drPyrComm1.1, whole genome shotgun sequence genomic DNA:
TCAGCTTTGATTTATAGGCTAGCTGCTGCTGTTACTGCTTCTGCTATATGCTTTACTTAATTACTTAACAAAGAATGTTGAATAATAAAGCATAAAAGGATCGAACAGTTAAGGTTACCATTTTCTAGCTGTATATGCTTTACCCTACAAGCATCAGGCTTTGCTtagtttattagttttctttcgTACATTCTTTTCACCGTGCAACATATATATGTCGAGCCTTAATTAAGGAAGGGATAGATGGGAATCAGTTGTGAGACTCACATCACGGCGAACTAGTTCGAATTGTCTGGTTTTTAAGTTGCATTTCATAGAACATCCATGCAAAAtcttaacaaaataaataattgaagcatgtaattgagttcaaagaaattgagaaACACTATGTTATAAGAAATATTGATAATTTATCCATGACAATTAGATGGGCAAATAGTTTCTGGTTGCATTGAACTTTTGTAAGAATTGTTCTATGAACCgaaacttacaaaatagacgatATAGATCATTCCAtaactaatccctatttttctaaaaataagaATCCCTTCTCTTattaaatatgtttatatatattgtaattgAAAAAATGATCAAATCTCATTTAAATTCTAAATTACAGAGAGGAGATTCGAATTTTATGTGCAGAATTCTGCTATGCACAACATTGTTTCTCAAGCATATTGAGTTTCATTCATTCACTGTAGAAAATTACATCTCATGTCCTTGAACAAGTACATAcgttatacatacatacatatatatatcacaCCATAAACGCTGCTAAAGTGAGTTTTGTTCAGGGAGTCAAGAGGGGGCTGCCTTCCTTGATTAGCACGAACACGCTGCCGTTGTCTCCCCTGCTAATCCGGAGCTCTCCATCGAGGTACGTGGTTAGCAACCACGACTGGGCATTACTTGAGATGGAGAACTTAAAAGGGGGTCGACTGGAGATGGTCTTTACAACAGATGAAGCAGTATCTTGAACAGAATTGAGCAAACCTTTGAAGGGTGCGAGTTCGATTTTTTGTCCTAGAAACTCAACATTTTCGGGTATCACCAGCGAGTCTGTTAGTTGTGGGGTGCCAATTACGCCTTCTTCAAACTTAATCTGAACCAACAAAGTAATCGAACAAAATTCATTTACGGCCGAATCAACTAAACcaacagtttcataaatagtttccaACGTTCCAAAGAAACCTAAATTTTGAATTATGTTTGTTCTTTCAAATTTAATGGGCTAGCTAGCTTTCAAGAGGATATAAACACTTGGACAAAAAAGGGCACACTTGGACACAAAAGGGTTGGATCATGTAACCACCATATACTTTGGGTGAAGTTCTATTACGGTTCTGCAGTTTACTAATTGCTACAAAAAGCTTAGTTCCATCAATAAATAGCACGTGAGCGATACATGTGCAAATAAACTTGGGGTTCGGGGAGGTGTAAAAACATCTCACGTGTGCCGCTCGCGTGCTAATTTCTTAAACAAATGAGGTATTTAAGCAAACCATCTTTGAATTGTAACAATTAGTATCTACGAAAGTAATTGGCCACAAATGAAATACTCAAAGTGAAGTAAAACTTCGCCCAAACCACATCAaagaaattaatcaaatcaagtTCATACATACACTAAGCAATGAAAAGGGAATGAATTAACCAAACCTGGACGCGCTTGGGGCTTCGGACTTCAAATGTCGCGTTGGTGCTGATGGAAGTGGTAGCCAGCGGTCCAGCAAACTGGACAGAGTTTTGTACGGTGAAATTATCAGAGTCAATTGTCTGAGATATCTCTTCAACCTTCACCAATGGAAGCGTCCCTCTTGACAACAACGGAAACAGACCCGCAAATGAAGTATACCTATAAAACAAATTGTCTAACTGAATCACTGAATTTAAGTCaacaaattctttttttttttttttaacaatacgATATTTAAAACTACTCTAAACCGCGCAAAGACCGTGCAAAATAGTGGCCACACTGCCATACTAAGGAGCTTACAACAAACAACAATCAAGCCTTATCATACTAAGTGTGGTccgctgtatgaatcctagaacaaCACTGCGTTCGGTTCTGTGCCAAGTCTTCCATTAGCTCTACTTCATATCTTTTCTTACAATCTCTTTCAAAGTTCACAGGTCTTCCTCTCCCCCTTTTCCATTGAGTCTCCTTCTCACACtcacatcttctaaccggagcatCTGTAAGTCTTCAGTTCACGTATCTAAACCATTTTAAcagattttctctcatcttatcttcaattatGGCCACTCTAAGGAGCCtaacaaaacaaattatttactaaactaTATAAAGTAGAGAATAAATAGTACTTATTatgtaaatatattttaataagtACTATTAAATAGTCTAGGATACGAGAAGGTTATAACTGAAAGAAAGGAAAGCAATTAGTCATTCTTCAAAGTTTCATTTATTCAATGACCAGAATTAAATGAGAGTATATAGCTGAAGATGTagaacaaaattttttttatttgcatcAACCTTTTGAGGGGCTCATTCAAGACTTACCCGTACTATTACTCAACAGAAAATAAGAGCTTAGGTTTCGGATCATCAGGATAGAGGTAGACAAAAGAGAGATTTTCATCGGTTGTGGATCACTCAGATAAATACAGTAATTCGCAAGAATAAAGTATACTTCAGCTATATTAAATTTATACACTATATTTATtaggattcctctttgcataataGGTACTGTAGCCGGTATTCGTGTGATCGGTTTAATCAGTATTTTCTTTTATGGTTCATATTCCGAATTAAGTCCATCCCTGTAATAATCAGATGAACTGAGTTGTAGACATGAACGCATATGAATTCAACGGGATCCCCTGTAAGTCCCGATAAGTTCTTAATaatcataatatttttttttagaggtGTTTCAAAAACCTCTACCTTTATGTAACAACTTCGTTAAATGATTTAGAACATCTTGTACTCAATAGTATCTGTCAATCTGCGAAGAcgaataaaatttttatttacttaCTTTTTATGTAACAATAGTTTACTCTatgtgttgaatttttttatttaagtcaCATCTATGAATTTTGATTAACACAATTAGTGGGCTGTAAGTAGAGTATAATATCACTAAATTGTAGTGACAAATAAATAGGCGCAGTTGGAGCTACTTACGCTAGAATCCATTTGCCATTGAGGAGAGGCAAGGCCTCGGTCGGAGCCGGAGTCGGGTTTTTGGCCTCCAACTGGGTAATAAGCTCCACAATCTCGGCCCGGGTCTCGCTGGTGGCGCTCAGCCCACGGTCAGTCCCATAAAACGAGTCCACCAAAGCCTTCTTCAGCCGACTGATCTCCGCTGGCTCCGGCTCAGCCGGCTTCTCCTCCACGGCCACGGCCACATTTACATCCCCGCTCGACTCGACCTCCCTCTCGTCATCGTTCGCCGATCGGACCCGGGTCGATGGTCGGGCCCCGACGATCAAGTTGAATTTGTTGGTGGATTTGGCAGCGGCGATCCCGACAGAGTTTCGCGCAAGGAGAAGGCAAGGCTTGGAGGTGAGACGGTGGCGTGGCGGGTTTAGCAAtagagggtttagggttagctGCGAGACGAAGGACATGTTTGGGTGCCTTTTTCTTGAGCTGAGATTTTTGTGAAAAGCAGGGAGAGTGAAGAAATGCTTCTGGCTTTTCTTGTTTCAACCACCGAACATGGGAAAATTGATGAGCAGGGCTCGAAATAGGGAGGGAGTTGAAGCCAATTCTATGAGAAAACCCAATTATGTCCTCGACTCGATTATGTTAGAAATGATTGTgtcctctctttttcttcctcctcccttcttcttctttttttttttttttgtttttttttttataccataaataaataattttctcTTGTTCTTTTTTGGCGTTAATAATACTATTCCAACGGCATATATTGATTGAAGGCCCTCTCATTTCCCGTACTATTCtgtttgtgtgatcacggttaagtcacgtcaatattttatattactattttttttatcttattatctctataaaaaaataatataaaatgttgaagtggcttaaccgtgaccatacaaAACAGAAGGGCACGAAAAATGGGAGGGCAGACCCAATATTGCTTAGAATTTCACTCAAACTtgctaatttaattaaaaaattacgcTTAGTATCTAATATCCGTTAATTTTCTGAACTACTTTGTCGTATGTATAAACAAAATGAATTTGCATATTGCCACTCACAATTACTATGTTTTGAGATAGGATGGGAAGGGCAAAATGGTACTTACACTCCCAAAATCATGTGGGAGAAGTACACATGGATCCTGTCCACAACTGCAAAATTTATGGGACAAATTTATGTCGACGAATAAAACAAACTACAAAATTAATGACACGTTTCAAAGTTGTACTTAATCGACAAATCACACTATGGGAATATGCGAGAGCCAGAGGGGACGTCGTCGTTTTTATACGATTTTGGTAAACCATATTTTTTTGGTTGTCACTCTATCGTTTTGTTTGGTCAGTTTTAAGCTTTATGATTAAGTGGGTGAGGAGCTCATGTCTTCacgttctttttcttcctttttataGGAAAATATTATACAGTCAGATTTACTCGATGGAATATGGACCGTCGGATGCGTGACGTGAGTTTTaagtatcattttcattttcataaatGCACTCACATATTGTTGTTGATTACATAAAAGCTCAGCCGATTTCAAGATACATCAAAAAAATTTATCTTGCTCAGCATTGAATAATTGCCCTTAGTTTTTGTGAAGATATATTTGGGTGGATTTGGGCCTTGAGAGTGGGCTTTCGGGTTTTCCTGGACTGGGGAAAGGCAAAGATGACAGCTTGGGTGGGCTTAGAACTTATGGGCTATAACATTatttaagaaaatttaaatagaTATTTGCGGGCACAAGTTTGACATTTCTGAAGGTAATCCGAATTGGCACGAGTTTATGGAATTCGGAAATTGAATTGATATTCATTCATGAAATTTTTTGGATTGGAGTTGaaaacatgtattttttttatctgaTTAGGCCGAAAATCAAGCAATAGTGATGTTcaccattaaaaataaaaaccgtcACTATGACATCTTCATGTTTAAAAGTTGTTTagaaaatatacatgtgaagtTTTTTCGATGACCCTTCGAATACTTGGTATGGATCATTTTTGTGTTCCCTAAGTGTTTGATGCAATGCATGTTAATCATATCTCGAAAAAAACTCTGCATGTTACGTCGTGAACACttgacaaatttttttcataacaCTCATTATATTACTTCAATATATATTGATATCTGTTGACATATTTAAAAacttaaatatttaataatGAGACGCTCAACATTGGAATCCTAACTTTAATTTACTTCGTCGTTGCTTCAGAATGCAATGTATGCATGTACCAACATCATTCATGaatcattgaattttttttttttcttggtcgCTCATATATCATATGTAAATGTGGTTTGCCTTGTAATAGAAAAATATGAAGGGCATTGCATGTATATCAAAAGACCGAATATATTATTGGTAGAAAATGAATTTCGTGcaaaattgttaattaaataatgaggATCTCAGCAATCATGGTTGCCGGCGAATATTTACCaatgaaattacaaattaaatcaCTAGgattaataaaattaagaacACAGTCAATGCCCCTAATCCTTATAATTATGAGATGGTAATCGAGGTTCGAGCATAATGTTAAAAAGTGAATCCTTGATGAAAAAATGAATCTTGTATATGTTTAAAAAATTCCAATTTCTTCACGGAACCACTTATGCTACATAACCAACGAAATCGGAGCAATACAGACTTGCATGAGCCCTGCTACGTTTTGAAATCACGTTATTAAATTATCAATCACACTATTACATTAGCCTTTGGAAGGATTTTCTCCCTTTTATGCATTGAGGTTAATCAGCATTATTATTTTGACTTACTAATTAATCAGCTGTGCTTTGCATTGCAAAGTTGTTCTCAATTGCATCTGTGTCTTTTGAGCGCAATCAATGCAAAGAGCTTTATTGGTAGAGGGACAAACTTTTTTTAGTCACATCATTGCACATATCAAATAATGATTGAACTCACACCAACTTTAGGAAAGACTTTTTTATTATGGTTGGAACACATAATAAAATACCACATATCATTgtataattagaagaaaaaaaaatcttataattatataataatatgttGTGTTTCACCCCGTATGTCATACAcgttaaaaaatctctccaacttCACATAAGCCGCCTTCTGATTTTAGAGGGATTTTATAGAAATACATATGAGTTGGGTTGAACTTAATTTCCCCTTTGTGCTTAATTTGGTACATTTACGTATTTGAGCATTAACGAGATTTTGATTTGTAGCTATGAAACTTTACGAAGTGCACTATGCATATGAATTGTGCTAACCATAGCAAATAGCCCAGTGGTGAGGGCGCAAATTTCGGCTcctaaaatatcaaaaaaatgAAGGTTTTGGGTTCGAGGCTCCAAGCTGGTGAGTCTACTTGACTTTGGCCAATGTGAGGCTGAAATGTCTTTGTGAGTCTTTCCAGCCTTCATAATGAATGGATAACCATAACTTGCCATCAGTTATtctcattttttaaataaaacggGTATATGAATTTTGCTTTAAATTGTTcttatatgaaaataaaaattgtcgTGTGTATTactcaacaaaaacaaaaacaaaaaaattaagggaATTTTGACGAAAAGTTTttagtactgtttattttaagaaaaattcatatttttacattaaaaaatcaattctgatactatttattttatttttattgtttaagttcttttcattaatttttttaaaaattaaagcatAATGGAAACTAGTGCCACTTGGCAGAGAGCATCGAGTGACGCGCCGGCTTACAGGACTATTGACTTTATTCTTCGCCGGCGACGACCACCACCCGCGTACAAAGAACAACACCCCAAACCCAACTAAACTACCTGAAAAAGAAATACAACTAACCAATAATTTTCTGTAtccgaaaacaaaacaaacacaaaacaaacataAATTTTTATACTTTAAAATTCCCAACCATTGCTTTCTCTAGAAGCCATCATTTTTGCcctctttccttcttcttctcgtTCTTCTATTTTGTCcctttttcttgctttttttcAAACCCCAAAATCCCTTTTTTCAACGGCAGAGCTGGCGCTCAGCTCGCATTTTACATAACCCAGTTTTCAGAATCCCCCCGAAGCCTATTTGGCAGTGCTGCTTTTCTCACAAGTGCTTTTATTCTGTTTCTTGAAGACGCTCACGGGTTCTCCATGGACAGAGTCGGACTTGGACCCCTCCATTTAATCCCAATCTGTACGCTTTTTTCCCAAGCAACAATTCTCTCTCTgaatctttgtttttatttttttttgggtttttggggtGGGTCTTGAATCGTTAAAGAAGAATGAGTCAACTCAGTTTGTTATTGCAGGAAGCGGTGCGGCGGGAGAGGGCGGCGAGGACGGTCCTCGAGGTTCTGAGAGAGCAAATGGACGACGCGGGTGGAGCGAGGGGGGTTTTGGGCAGGCGGAGCTTCAAGCAACGGCTGAGACTGAACGGGTTCGGATGCTGTGGGGCCACCTGGGGCTTCGGACAGACGGCGGCGATTGGCGCCAGAGAGGATGAGGAAGATCAAGAACCGCAAAATCTTCCGCCACAAGAACGAGTGGTTATAACTGTGGGCCAGGCTGAACCGGTTAATATTTGGAATCCGGATTGCGTTGCTCCGGTTTCGAACGGGTCGGGTATGAATTTAGCTGCCGCTCTGGCAGCCGAGCGGCAGTTCCGGGATCCGCAGGATACGGAGGCAGAGGGGTCAGTGGGTCCCGCAGATAATGCAAGGACGGGAACAACGGCGCCGGGAACGCCGATGAGAGTGTCGCTGATGAGGCTGCTTGAGGAGACGGAGATGGACGGCTGCGACTCGTTTGGCGGTGGCGCGACGGCGGACAGTGAAAAAGCAGCGGAGGGAGGGATAGGGAATGATTCGATGTGCTGCGTGTGCATGGCAAGGAAAAAAGGCGCGGCTTTCATCCCATGTGGGCACACATTTTGCAGGGTGTGTTCGAGGGAGGTGTGGTTGAATCGAGGTTCCTGTCCCCTCTGCAACCGTTCGATCCTCGAGATCCTTGATATATTCTAATGATCGTCCGATTTGATTGGATgatcaaagaaaaaacaaaaaaccagaaAATATTGGATGTGATTGTTTGTGTGGGAAGATGCCTCGAGATTGGTGCGTTGTTGAAACTTTGATGGTGGAATTTTCAATGACTGGaaaatccaattcaattttttcacaTGTAATATGGGGTTCTTGAATTTAATTAGTGTTTCCATGACTCTATTTTTCTGCAACTTGAAAGGTACAATGTGCATTTTGTGTACATTTTtatggtaattttttttctattattttggAGTTATGTTTCTTGTGATGGCATTGGTATCTCACGTTGCCAAAATAATTATGCACTGTCATGCGTTTAATTTTCTTAAGTAATAATAAATGTTAGCATAGTCATTTTGTAATAAGTCTGAGTTTCGACCAATACACTTTATATGACTAAGTACAGTATCACTTGTACATATAATTTAAAGTCACATAGTTTTTTTTCTATGTAGCAATGCATTATTATCTTAAAATATCGTCACAATGGTACCAGAAACGTAAATGCATTGTTCtcgtaaaatatataatattgacCCGACCTTTGACTGAAGAAGCTAATTGTCAGATAAATATGTTTGATTTCTTTGGAGGCACATGTACAAGGAAGCTTTTGTTAAAACAAAAGCAACTGTCATCTTTTAAATTTGTCGTTAAAAAGTAAGCTTGAAACGTTGGCTTTTGTTTGTGTTTCAAGGGGAATCTTGAAGAACATTTGGGGTGGGTTGGACCAACCACAACTACCATCAACTTATAAGTTGGTGGGCAGAAATTGGTGGTTGTGCGAATCCATTTATGTGGGCTTAAGATAATGTGTTATTTTTTCCAAGCCCATACAAAAACGTCCAATGTTGCACAAAGTTGGCCCTAGGTCCTTCGGTTCTATCATCTTCTAATTTACCGCTGGGGATTCAACAGGTTTTTTTTCCGTACACATTAAAAGTGCATATTTAAGTTACGGATGAGAACAAGGGTCTTTGGATTTTGTTAGAACAAACAACTTAACAACTCTTGTTCTCACGTGTAGCTTAAATGTGTATACTTCTGGCGTGCATTTGAGAAAGCCTTGAAAATTTCAAACTACCATCAAATCATTATTAAGAAGTTCAACGCGATGTTGTCTCCAAATTAATCAAATACTCTGATGTGCAATAGTAATTTACAGACCTAAATCACGTATGAATAGCATCACGGAATTTGAATCTAGCAATTCGAAAGAGATGCccttttattaattatatttatttaaaggaaaatatatttttgatcAAAGTAAAGAATATAAGTAAACTTATGATATATCAATCTGCATGGCATATAAGTATCAAAAGATTTATGTATACAGTTTTCATATAAAAAGTGGGGATCATTTTCATGTATATACGTGTATATAGTAAACGAATATAGAGAATGACTTGTATGGCACAGTGCTATCTAGCTATCTTGTGTTCAACATGAAAAAAGAATCCAAGCTTTGTtgtatatttttgaatttttataaaaaaacaaaaaaaacaaaaaaaaaaaacacaaaactccCTTGTTTTTTTGGCGATGGATTATCTTctgtttttcattgtttttgttttggtacaataatcaCATTATCACATGATTTTATTAATTCACGCATGTATCATAATATGGGTAGACAACTTTACATGGCAAAACAAATTTGATCACAATCTTGTGATATgaatcttttcttcttcttttgtgttCGAAATGATAATCAAATATGAATCTAGTCGCCCATAACATTGCATGCGGGATGGACCCCATTTATGACTTATCCAAATTCTCAATCACATGACCGAATGAGCAACCCGGTCAAATTTTTCCACgatcaaagaagaaagaatctcTTCAGGGAGGGTCCACTTTATTATGTGCACTGATCAATTGATATTTTACCTCATCACATCAGAGATCTTATACGAGCAATCCGAATAAGCATAGAAATTGATAATTAGTATTACAatataatgatatttttatttatttattaatgagagatcttaggtttactttttgttaaaagtaaACTTGAATCATAATATTGCTAGTTTATTGTAAGACTTAGTTCACTCCCCAtcttcttaatgtaaataatatattttgttaaaaaaaaaaaaaaatcataagcCGCTTATTGAGTACATGATTTTCACTCGTGGGGTTCATAGTAAATTAGTATTATAGATGGGATCCAAAATAACATGTTGCCACGCATGAGACGTTGGTATGAGTAATGGACAAATACCAGA
This region includes:
- the LOC137728852 gene encoding plastid-lipid-associated protein, chloroplastic-like yields the protein MSFVSQLTLNPLLLNPPRHRLTSKPCLLLARNSVGIAAAKSTNKFNLIVGARPSTRVRSANDDEREVESSGDVNVAVAVEEKPAEPEPAEISRLKKALVDSFYGTDRGLSATSETRAEIVELITQLEAKNPTPAPTEALPLLNGKWILAYTSFAGLFPLLSRGTLPLVKVEEISQTIDSDNFTVQNSVQFAGPLATTSISTNATFEVRSPKRVQIKFEEGVIGTPQLTDSLVIPENVEFLGQKIELAPFKGLLNSVQDTASSVVKTISSRPPFKFSISSNAQSWLLTTYLDGELRISRGDNGSVFVLIKEGSPLLTP
- the LOC137730010 gene encoding uncharacterized protein isoform X1, which encodes MSQLSLLLQEAVRRERAARTVLEVLREQMDDAGGARGVLGRRSFKQRLRLNGFGCCGATWGFGQTAAIGAREDEEDQEPQNLPPQERVVITVGQAEPVNIWNPDCVAPVSNGSGMNLAAALAAERQFRDPQDTEAEGSVGPADNARTGTTAPGTPMRVSLMRLLEETEMDGCDSFGGGATADSEKAAEGGIGNDSMCCVCMARKKGAAFIPCGHTFCRVCSREVWLNRGSCPLCNRSILEILDIF
- the LOC137730010 gene encoding E3 ubiquitin-protein ligase APD1-like isoform X2; protein product: MDDAGGARGVLGRRSFKQRLRLNGFGCCGATWGFGQTAAIGAREDEEDQEPQNLPPQERVVITVGQAEPVNIWNPDCVAPVSNGSGMNLAAALAAERQFRDPQDTEAEGSVGPADNARTGTTAPGTPMRVSLMRLLEETEMDGCDSFGGGATADSEKAAEGGIGNDSMCCVCMARKKGAAFIPCGHTFCRVCSREVWLNRGSCPLCNRSILEILDIF